One part of the Apus apus isolate bApuApu2 chromosome 11, bApuApu2.pri.cur, whole genome shotgun sequence genome encodes these proteins:
- the ENKD1 gene encoding enkurin domain-containing protein 1, producing the protein MCEGPSRISGPIPPDPVLFPNYYKRPFSARGRLEGNAQKLDFTSTPMGPVPNPSSAFGSAHQVQPAPRIRPSGKDFLEKGQKGTLGLLLQLEGISLDAGLPARRKESKDHEKENVRRIKEIQKKCKEKEQAQKHSQPRPVKALWKSQKYENVESKVKAKLQESSPPPNPEAVKFLRAFSRCGPGIKPCKPFSPRSARTKAGPDTEAPEALGAETKMHVEGKSIDFIRHNARHAGRAPLRRSQSLQALAELLEQKHREQQEYNTKQKGHVPQYLLERKELWRRQVEERLRNLPDPDTPPGHALMPENQRLETLGNLKQSQEQLVKDLVMLPVRTDTLSMQKRRVELERKLSQIEEAIKIFSRPKVFVKLDS; encoded by the exons ATGTGCGAAGGGCCATCCCGGATTTCTGGACCCATTCCTCCAGACCCTGTGCTCTTTCCAAACTACTACAAACGCCCCTTCTCAG cTCGAGGGAGGCTGGAAGGGAATGCTCAGAAGCTGGATTTTACCTCTACCCCCATGGGCCCAGTTCCCAACCCATCCTCTGCTTTTGGCAGTGCCCACCAGGTCCAGCCAGCCCCTCGCATTCGCCCCAGTGGCAAGGATTTCCTGGAGAAGGGACAGAAGGGGACACTCGGCCTCTTGCTGCAGCTTGAAGGGATCTCCCTTGATGCGGGGCTGCCAGCCAGGA GGAAAGAGTCCAAGGACCACGAGAAGGAAAATGTGAGGCGAATAAAGGAGATTCAGAAAAAGTGCAAAGAGAAGGAGCAAGCCCAGAagcacagccagcccaggcCTGTGAAAGCTCTGTGGAAATCCCAGAAATATGAAAACGTGGAGTCAAAGGTGAAGGCCAAACTGCAG GAGAGCTCCCCACCTCCAAATCCAGAGGCTGTGAAATTCCTGAGGGCTTTCTCTCGCTGTGGCCCTGGGATCAAGCCGTGCAAACCGTTCTCCCCAAGGTCTGCCAGGACAAAAGCAGGGCCAGACACGGAGGCTCCAGAGGCTCTGGGTGCTGAAACCAAG aTGCACGTGGAGGGCAAGAGCATCGACTTCATCAGGCACAACGCCCGCCACGCCGGGCGGGCCCCGCTGCGCCGCTCCCAGTCCCTGCAGGcgctggctgagctgctggagcagaagcacCGGGAGCAGCAGGAGTACAACACCAAGCAGAAGGGCCATGTCCCCCAGTA cctgctggagaggaaggagctgTGGCGCAGGCAGGTGGAGGAGCGGCTGCGGAACCTGCCAGATCCTGACACCCCACCTGGTCATGCCTTGATGCCGGAGAACCAGCGGCTGGAGACCCTTGGCAACCTGAAGCAGa gccaggagcagctggtaAAGGACCTGGTGATGCTTCCAGTGCGCACAGACACC